One genomic window of Mercenaria mercenaria strain notata chromosome 2, MADL_Memer_1, whole genome shotgun sequence includes the following:
- the LOC128548988 gene encoding toll-like receptor 4 yields MDIKPNVFISAVFFSGFFITIISASFCADYEKYSANNNCTCDVYGFKCYSNTLKLVDGGLCFLKHLYGDHGKIENLETSGNGDAFTISSSFFLPFINLKTLRIHNCNIVDIEPGAFRSLHRLEVLEISGNSNLTFDSISKGLDLLNSPNLQVFNISGNHNAENLPGASIRKPMFELLSNTSLKLLDISWTRLTQLLAPFDLLPRLKTLNVSGTLLLGSPSCVSTITSISSITYIAIDHWPYFPRGYNSIRRIAEPRGLFKRTTKDTCTYKKYLSEKGCIITGTSLRTIQTRFIDLDSFFLDLSNDICIENNNILNHIASNSKISKQLGLISGYDKLKLFDMSNPEVLFRGPLIKPNMFYAMPSLQVLRLAGFHLNRLSNEHIGKLVSRNYNLTELDISHNELTTLPKKMFIENIFLEYLNISWNKLTVFETDLSSCEHLLSVDLQQNLVIVIDVIVIQHFTFLGRNIEINLNGNELECNCNLLTLTKDVNVTITPFRCTYKGESKLITKDVSETFLQNVCDAQEQNDSMIILLVATLGVLGTALIIIAAVIIYRKRKRSILRKSVHGNMPVVIKLTDCNRLEESPSRNPKFVVFLAYCSRDSEFVLKKIYEKLNLKLLQLLKDTDYVKDPDHLIIIYDKHFLAGIDIDEICRVAITESHVTVAVVTENFLESSWCNLEVKMAISSKIPLLPLFIKKCDPKKLTGFLRVMYEEKVRLLWPDTSLLDEALAEAEENKLLDTLCTHIITYVNT; encoded by the coding sequence ATGGATATTAAACCAAATGTTTTCATTTCGGCAGTTTTCTTCAGTGGATTTTTCATTACAATAATCAGTGCGTCTTTTTGTGCGGACTATGAAAAGTACAGTGCAAACAATAATTGTACATGTGATGTTTACGGCTTTAAATGTTACAGTAACACGCTGAAATTGGTTGATGGAGGCCTGTGTTTCCTCAAACATTTGTACGGAGATCATGGTAAAATAGAGAATTTAGAAACATCAGGGAATGGAGACGCGTTCACGATATCTTCAAGTTTTTTCTTACCATTTATTAATCTGAAGACGTTAAGAATTCACAACTGTAATATAGTTGACATTGAACCCGGAGCTTTCCGCAGTTTACACAGACTAGAGGTTCTAGAAATATCCGGTAATTCCAATCTCACATTTGATTCCATATCAAAGGGCCTTGATTTGCTGAATTCTCCAAACTTACAAGTGTTTAATATTAGTGGTAACCATAACGCCGAAAACCTTCCTGGGGCGTCTATTAGAAAACCGATGTTTGAGCTTCTTTCAAACACTTCCTTGAAACTTTTAGACATCAGTTGGACCAGACTGACACAGTTGTTGGCACCATTCGATTTATTACCTCGCTTGAAAACACTTAATGTATCAGGAACTCTGTTGCTAGGTTCACCAAGTTGTGTTTCTACTATCACGTCAATAAGCAGCATCACTTATATTGCCATTGACCACTGGCCATATTTCCCAAGAGGATATAACAGTATTCGACGGATTGCAGAGCCGCGTGGCTTGTTCAAAAGAACCACTAAAGACACATGTACATACAAGAAATATTTATCAGAGAAAGGGTGTATAATAACAGGGACAAGTCTTCGTACTATACAAACAAGATTCATTGATCTCGACAGTTTTTTCTTAGATTTAAGTAACGATATATGCattgaaaataataacattttaaatcatATTGCATCCAATAGTAAAATTTCAAAGCAGCTTGGACTTATATCAGGATATGATAAACTGAAGTTATTTGACATGTCAAATCCGGAAGTCTTATTTAGGGGTCCATTGATTAAGCCAAATATGTTTTATGCAATGCCTTCATTGCAAGTATTACGATTAGCTGGATTTCACCTTAACAGGTTGAGTAATGAACACATAGGCAAGCTTGTTTCTCGGAATTACAATCTGACAGAACTGGATATTTCACACAATGAACTAACAACTTTGCCAAAGAAAATGTTCATCGAAAATATATTCCtagaatatttgaatatatcatgGAATAAATTAACTGTGTTTGAAACGGATCTTTCATCGTGTGAACATCTTTTGTCTGTAGATCTTCAACAGAATCTCGTTATTGTGATAGATGTAATTGTAATTCAGCATTTTACATTCTTAGgaagaaatattgaaattaaccTGAACGGCAATGAGTTAGAATGTAACTGCAACTTGTTAACTCTTACTAAAGATGTAAATGTAACAATAACACCTTTTAGATGTACATATAAAGGTGAAAGTAAACTTATTACTAAAGATGTTTCTgaaacattcttacaaaatgtttgtGATGCACAGGAGCAAAATGATAGTATGATAATTTTGTTAGTTGCTACATTGGGAGTCTTGGGGACAGCTTTAATAATTATCGCTGCTGTAATTatttacagaaaaagaaaaaggtctATCCTCAGAAAAAGTGTTCATGGAAATATGCCCGTCGTAATTAAGTTGACAGACTGTAACCGTTTGGAAGAGAGTCCTTCCAGAAACCCGAAATTTGTTGTGTTCCTTGCATACTGTTCCAGAGACTCCGAATTCGTCTTGAAGAAAATCTACGAAAAATTAAACTTGAAATTGTTACAGCTGTTGAAAGACACTGACTATGTAAAAGACCCAGATCATTTAATCATCATATATGATAAACATTTCTTAGCAGGTATAGATATTGATGAAATCTGTCGTGTAGCAATTACAGAAAGTCATGTGACTGTAGCTGTGGTAACAGAAAACTTTTTAGAAAGTTCATGGTGTAATCTGGAAGTTAAAATGGCGATTTCGTCGAAAATACCGTTATTGCCTTTGTTTATCAAGAAATGTGACCCAAAAAAGTTGACAGGGTTTCTGAGAGTCATGTATGAAGAAAAAGTTAGACTTCTTTGGCCGGATACATCTCTGTTGGATGAAGCTCTAGCAGAAGCGGAAGAAAACAAACTCTTGGATACACTGTGTACTCACATTATCACGTACGTCAATACATGA
- the LOC123563529 gene encoding 40S ribosomal protein S2, whose product MPVQKQTRAGQRTSFKAFVAIGDHKGHVGLGVKCSKEVATAIRGAIILAKLSVIPVRRGYWGNKIGQPHTVPCKVTGKCGSVTVRLIPAPRGTGIVSAPVPKKLLHMAGIEDCYTSARGCTGTLGNFAKATYAAIAQTYAYLTPDLWKETVFTKSPYQEFTDYLAKNHKRAEFQRQEQKVY is encoded by the exons ATGCCTGTACAAAAACAGACTCGTGCTGGGCAGAGAACCAGTTTCAAG gCCTTTGTTGCTATTGGAGATCACAAGGGACATGTTGGGCTAGGAGTAAAATGTTCTAAGGAAGTAGCAACTGCTATCCGAGGGGCCATCATTTTGGCCAAGCTGTCTGTTATCCCTGTCAGGCGTGGATATTGGGGTAACAAGATTGGCCAGCCCCACACAGTGCCATGTAAG GTGACTGGGAAATGTGGCAGTGTGACAGTACGTCTGATCCCTGCACCACGTGGTACAGGCATTGTTAGTGCTCCAGTACCCAAAAAGTTGCTACATATGGCGGGTATTGAAGATTGTTACACGTCTGCCAGAGGATGTACCGGAACCCTTGGAAACTTCG CCAAGGCCACATATGCAGCAATCGCACAGACTTATGCATACTTGACCCCAGATCTATGGAAAGAGACAGTGTTCACAAAATCTCCATACCAGGAGTTCACAGACTATCTCGCCAAGAACCACAAGAGGGCCGAGTTCCAGAGACAGGAACAGAAGGTCTACTAA